Proteins encoded in a region of the Geobacillus genomosp. 3 genome:
- a CDS encoding aromatic acid exporter family protein, translating into MKIGYRTLKTAVGAALAIAIAQLIGLHNFASAGIIVILCVQVTKKRSLETARARFAACVVAVGFAALFFTAFGYHPWTIGLLLLLFIPVTVRLKINEGIATSSVIILHLYAAQDITWGLVANEILLVAVGIGVALLMNMYMPSAEKELKEYQRIVEDLFRIILKEIVRYLRTNELDWDGKELPLAAETLDKAKKLAMRHADNQLWRNEDEYVRYFRMRERQLEIIEHMLPLVTSLVYTVEQRMMVADFIDELSDAIHPGNTADRFLRRLAEMREQFKAMPLPKTREQFEERAALFHLVRELERYLIIKSEFHPGNERKPQRLKA; encoded by the coding sequence ATGAAAATCGGATATCGGACGTTAAAAACCGCGGTGGGGGCGGCGCTAGCGATTGCCATCGCTCAGCTGATCGGCCTGCATAATTTCGCTTCCGCTGGCATTATCGTCATTTTATGCGTCCAAGTGACGAAAAAGCGGTCGCTTGAGACCGCTCGGGCCCGTTTTGCGGCGTGCGTCGTTGCGGTCGGGTTTGCGGCGTTGTTTTTTACCGCCTTCGGCTATCATCCGTGGACGATCGGGCTGTTGCTTTTGTTGTTCATTCCTGTGACGGTTCGCTTGAAAATCAATGAAGGCATTGCGACAAGCTCGGTCATTATTTTGCATTTGTATGCGGCCCAAGACATCACGTGGGGATTGGTCGCCAATGAGATCTTGCTCGTGGCGGTTGGCATTGGGGTAGCGCTGCTGATGAACATGTACATGCCGAGCGCCGAGAAGGAGCTCAAAGAGTACCAGCGCATTGTCGAAGATTTGTTTCGCATTATTTTAAAAGAAATCGTCCGCTACTTGCGCACAAATGAGCTTGATTGGGATGGAAAAGAGCTGCCGCTTGCGGCGGAGACGCTCGACAAAGCGAAAAAACTCGCCATGCGCCACGCCGACAATCAATTATGGCGGAATGAGGATGAATATGTCCGCTACTTCCGCATGCGTGAGCGGCAGTTGGAAATCATCGAGCATATGCTTCCGCTTGTGACATCGCTCGTCTACACGGTCGAGCAGCGGATGATGGTCGCCGATTTTATCGACGAATTAAGCGACGCCATTCATCCGGGAAATACGGCGGACCGCTTTTTGCGGCGCCTTGCCGAGATGCGCGAACAGTTTAAAGCGATGCCGCTGCCAAAGACGCGCGAGCAGTTTGAAGAGCGGGCGGCGTTGTTTCATTTAGTGCGCGAATTGGAGCGATATTTAATCATCAAAAGCGAATTCCATCCCGGAAACGAACGAAAACCGCAGCGGCTGAAGGCATGA
- the prli42 gene encoding stressosome-associated protein Prli42, whose amino-acid sequence MSRKTQKFIVYVMLICMLLTTLLAGISMWF is encoded by the coding sequence TTGTCGCGGAAAACGCAAAAATTCATCGTGTATGTAATGCTCATTTGCATGCTGCTGACGACGCTCCTCGCCGGCATCAGCATGTGGTTTTAA
- the mce gene encoding methylmalonyl-CoA epimerase: MEVKKVDHIGIAVRSIEEALPFYTDVLGLPFLGIEEVESEQVKVAFLQAGEAKLELLEPLSPESAVAKFIEKRGEGIHHVALGVEDITERIRELKEHGIRMIQDAPKRGAGGAWVAFMHPKSTGGVLYELCERTKTEGHQ, encoded by the coding sequence ATGGAAGTGAAAAAAGTCGACCATATCGGCATTGCCGTCCGCTCGATTGAGGAAGCGCTTCCGTTTTATACAGACGTGCTCGGCCTGCCGTTTCTCGGCATCGAGGAAGTCGAGTCGGAGCAGGTGAAAGTGGCGTTTTTGCAGGCCGGCGAGGCGAAGCTGGAGCTGCTGGAGCCGCTGTCGCCGGAGAGCGCGGTGGCGAAATTTATCGAAAAGCGCGGTGAAGGGATTCATCACGTCGCGCTTGGCGTCGAAGACATCACCGAGCGCATCCGTGAGCTGAAGGAGCATGGCATCCGTATGATTCAAGATGCGCCGAAACGCGGCGCCGGCGGGGCATGGGTCGCGTTCATGCACCCGAAATCGACCGGCGGCGTGTTGTATGAGCTTTGTGAACGGACGAAAACGGAGGGACACCAATGA
- a CDS encoding L,D-transpeptidase translates to MRVWLAICLVLTAVLGAPFPTAAEAKPLVIVNKAINKLALVRDGRIEAVYPVATGVNADLTPEGMFTVTVKAKYPYYRKKNIPGGAPNNPLGARWIGFNARGTDGRIYGIHGTNNPASIGQYVSQGCVRMHNRDVEHLYERVPIGANVLILRSNESFYAIAKRHGAVR, encoded by the coding sequence ATGCGGGTATGGTTGGCCATTTGTCTCGTGCTCACCGCCGTGTTGGGAGCGCCTTTCCCGACAGCGGCGGAGGCGAAGCCGCTTGTCATTGTGAACAAAGCGATCAATAAGCTCGCGCTCGTCCGCGACGGCCGCATCGAAGCCGTTTATCCGGTGGCGACCGGGGTCAATGCCGATTTGACGCCGGAGGGGATGTTTACGGTGACGGTGAAGGCGAAATACCCGTATTATCGGAAAAAGAACATTCCAGGCGGGGCGCCGAACAATCCGCTCGGCGCAAGGTGGATCGGCTTTAACGCGCGCGGGACGGACGGGCGCATCTACGGCATTCACGGCACGAACAACCCGGCGTCGATCGGCCAGTATGTGTCGCAAGGTTGTGTGCGCATGCACAACCGCGATGTCGAGCATTTGTATGAACGGGTGCCGATTGGCGCCAACGTGCTCATTCTCCGCAGCAACGAATCGTTTTACGCCATCGCCAAACGGCACGGCGCTGTCCGATGA